In one window of Methanoregula sp. DNA:
- a CDS encoding helix-turn-helix domain-containing protein — protein MDNLTALIRHGESETVEFKEQWNDHGLEALASFVNTKGGTLLIGVRDNGTVIGWTGDDRAQQTIINQIVEILRVQPSVSVQQEKKKPVLVIEVRPGTTLATCRGRYFQRVGNTTREIPAEQLGRYFIAKLGVQWDSIADDYALEQIDPAAVKRFRELAKNRLPFARDDESVESLLQKLELIRDGKITRGAILLFGKNPQASFTSAQIHMGRFKDAITIIDDKILKGNLFSQVDAAVQLFQQYMQVRYEFGEKPVKTEPLSAMQRTEIWDYPIKALREAVINALIHRDYFQTGSEIQIRVYDVRVVITNPGGLPEGMTVDELRQEGHRSLPRNTLLAQVFYYGELLEKWGTGTSRMITLCQNHGIPEPEFSAHPDWFSVTFTKDFYTDERLLAMGLSDRQVQAVRYVREQDVITNKAYRELTGAIDRTALRDLNDLCMKGIFLKRDKKGRATEYVLVKKNPDNPDISPT, from the coding sequence ATGGACAATCTCACTGCACTTATCCGGCACGGCGAAAGCGAGACTGTGGAATTCAAGGAGCAGTGGAACGACCACGGTCTTGAAGCGCTCGCCTCATTCGTCAATACCAAAGGGGGGACCCTCCTTATCGGGGTGAGGGATAATGGAACGGTTATCGGGTGGACTGGTGATGACCGGGCACAGCAGACCATCATCAACCAGATTGTCGAAATACTCCGGGTCCAGCCATCGGTCTCTGTCCAGCAGGAAAAGAAAAAACCCGTGCTTGTTATCGAAGTAAGGCCCGGCACCACCCTTGCCACATGCAGGGGCAGGTATTTTCAGCGGGTAGGCAACACAACGCGCGAGATCCCGGCCGAGCAGCTGGGGCGTTACTTCATTGCAAAACTGGGTGTTCAATGGGACAGCATCGCTGACGACTATGCTCTTGAGCAGATTGACCCCGCAGCGGTAAAGCGCTTTCGCGAACTTGCAAAAAACCGGCTCCCGTTTGCCCGCGATGATGAATCTGTTGAGAGCCTCCTGCAAAAACTGGAATTGATCCGTGACGGAAAAATCACTCGTGGCGCAATATTGCTGTTTGGGAAAAACCCGCAGGCTTCATTCACTTCTGCCCAGATACACATGGGCCGGTTCAAAGACGCCATTACCATCATTGATGACAAAATCCTGAAAGGCAATCTCTTCTCACAGGTGGATGCAGCGGTGCAACTGTTCCAGCAATATATGCAGGTCCGGTATGAATTCGGTGAAAAGCCGGTCAAAACGGAGCCGCTGTCTGCAATGCAACGAACCGAGATCTGGGATTACCCGATCAAAGCCCTGCGTGAAGCGGTGATCAATGCGCTTATCCACCGGGATTATTTCCAGACCGGTTCCGAGATCCAGATCCGAGTTTACGATGTTCGCGTCGTGATCACAAACCCCGGTGGTCTTCCGGAGGGGATGACGGTCGATGAACTCCGGCAGGAAGGTCATCGTTCACTACCGCGAAATACGCTGCTCGCCCAGGTTTTTTATTACGGTGAATTGCTGGAGAAGTGGGGCACGGGTACAAGCCGCATGATTACGCTCTGCCAGAATCACGGGATTCCCGAGCCGGAATTTTCTGCACATCCGGATTGGTTCAGCGTAACATTCACCAAAGATTTCTACACGGATGAACGACTTCTTGCAATGGGACTTTCTGACCGGCAGGTTCAAGCCGTGCGGTATGTCAGGGAGCAGGACGTAATCACGAATAAAGCGTACCGGGAACTTACCGGTGCTATTGATCGGACTGCTCTCCGGGACTTGAATGATCTTTGCATGAAGGGTATTTTCTTGAAACGGGATAAGAAGGGCAGGGCTACTGAGTATGTTCTGGTGAAAAAGAATCCCGACAATCCCGACATTAGCCCGACATAA
- a CDS encoding cation diffusion facilitator family transporter, which yields MTGEEISNGGGETGESRQQLVFTGLCIDLLVLIPESIAVILSGSMTLFADIIKGANEILATTFALIIIRRVTIGGKFTYDYGMGKFESLTRIITGGVMFISIVILLFFTMHRILNPEHFDMDAAFIGIPLMLLVSITDSYHWKKNYRLAQKEPTPIMEAQWRLRRAKTFSDLLILFALVLSVLLVQYSWSEYIDPIASLVIIGFLLFAGYREISSSLPDLFDKTLEEELQIVILKELVGSFEKFHEFHGVRSRRSGARIYIDIYLGFDPEQKVGDMQESIDSLKGSLEALIPGSVVCIIPTSEKDIQPVAS from the coding sequence ATGACAGGTGAAGAGATCAGCAACGGAGGAGGCGAAACCGGAGAGTCCCGCCAGCAGCTGGTCTTTACCGGGCTCTGCATTGATCTCCTTGTCCTGATCCCTGAGTCCATCGCGGTTATCCTCTCCGGATCCATGACCCTGTTTGCCGATATCATCAAGGGTGCAAACGAGATCCTGGCCACCACCTTTGCCCTCATTATCATACGCAGGGTGACGATTGGCGGGAAGTTCACGTACGATTACGGCATGGGAAAGTTCGAGTCCTTAACACGGATCATCACGGGTGGTGTGATGTTCATATCCATCGTGATCCTGCTCTTCTTCACCATGCACCGGATTCTCAATCCCGAACATTTCGATATGGACGCTGCGTTCATCGGTATTCCGCTCATGCTCCTTGTCAGTATCACGGACTCGTACCACTGGAAGAAAAACTATCGCCTCGCGCAGAAAGAGCCCACTCCCATCATGGAGGCCCAGTGGCGGCTCCGGCGGGCCAAGACCTTCTCCGACCTCCTTATCCTCTTTGCGCTGGTGCTTTCGGTGCTCCTCGTCCAGTACAGCTGGTCGGAGTATATCGATCCGATCGCCTCTCTGGTTATTATCGGGTTCCTGCTGTTCGCGGGATACCGGGAGATCTCCTCCTCACTTCCGGATCTGTTTGACAAGACTCTGGAAGAAGAGCTCCAGATTGTCATCTTAAAGGAACTGGTCGGCTCGTTCGAAAAGTTCCATGAATTCCACGGTGTCCGGTCGCGCCGGTCCGGGGCCAGGATCTATATCGACATCTACCTTGGGTTTGATCCGGAGCAGAAGGTGGGGGATATGCAGGAGTCCATCGATTCCTTAAAGGGCTCTCTTGAAGCCCTGATTCCCGGCAGTGTTGTCTGCATTATTCCTACGAGCGAAAAGGATATACAGCCAGTCGCTTCGTAA
- a CDS encoding polyprenyl synthetase family protein yields MSELSPYLESVAAQIDRMIDRYFVDTVGELNKASAHLLAAGGKRLRPAVVMLAADSVNHGSSDDIMHAALALEITHTFTLIHDDIMDDDNLRRGVQTVHTKWDMPTGILAGDVLYARAFEYICMAKATDAAKVRSVTMLARACADICAGQHMDMSFEHRNDVSEFEYIEMVRKKTGVLYAAAAGIGGILAGGTAPQVKALYNFGLNTGIAFQIQDDLIDLLTPSEKSGKDQASDLREGKQTIIMIKAREKGIDLQKYRRELSKADIDAAIKELTYAGVIDEVKKIAADLVVASNKHLSLLPASKERQLLMDIGEFFVTRSY; encoded by the coding sequence ATGTCGGAACTATCCCCGTACCTGGAATCGGTTGCAGCACAGATTGACCGCATGATCGACCGGTATTTTGTTGACACGGTGGGTGAACTGAACAAGGCATCAGCCCACCTGCTTGCTGCCGGCGGCAAACGGCTCCGCCCCGCAGTTGTCATGCTGGCGGCAGATTCTGTGAATCACGGAAGCTCCGATGATATCATGCACGCGGCTCTCGCGCTGGAGATCACGCACACGTTCACGCTCATCCACGATGATATCATGGATGACGACAACCTGCGCCGGGGTGTCCAGACCGTGCACACGAAATGGGATATGCCGACCGGTATTCTTGCCGGCGATGTGCTCTATGCCCGGGCGTTCGAGTATATCTGCATGGCAAAGGCCACCGATGCAGCAAAAGTCCGCTCGGTCACCATGCTCGCCCGCGCCTGCGCCGATATCTGTGCGGGACAACACATGGATATGTCGTTCGAGCACCGCAATGACGTGAGCGAGTTCGAGTACATCGAGATGGTGAGGAAAAAGACCGGGGTGCTGTACGCAGCCGCTGCCGGTATCGGCGGCATTCTTGCCGGGGGCACTGCCCCGCAGGTAAAAGCCCTCTATAACTTCGGGCTCAACACCGGTATCGCGTTCCAGATTCAGGATGACTTAATTGACCTGCTCACGCCTTCAGAGAAGAGCGGCAAAGACCAGGCTTCCGACCTGCGGGAAGGCAAGCAGACGATCATCATGATCAAGGCGCGGGAGAAGGGTATCGACCTGCAGAAATACCGGCGCGAGCTCTCGAAAGCCGATATCGATGCAGCGATAAAAGAGCTGACCTATGCCGGCGTGATCGACGAGGTTAAGAAGATCGCAGCAGACCTTGTCGTTGCCAGCAACAAGCATCTCTCGCTGCTCCCCGCCTCAAAAGAACGCCAGCTCCTGATGGACATCGGCGAATTTTTTGTTACCCGGAGTTATTAA
- a CDS encoding type II toxin-antitoxin system HicB family antitoxin has protein sequence MKFSILIEQDEDGRYVVECTDLPGCMTEGATLKEAIENINEAIVGCIKSRLKTTALACIA, from the coding sequence ATGAAATTTTCAATTTTAATAGAACAGGATGAAGACGGGCGGTATGTTGTGGAATGTACTGATCTGCCGGGATGCATGACCGAAGGCGCTACTCTCAAGGAAGCAATTGAAAATATCAATGAGGCAATTGTCGGTTGCATCAAGTCCCGGTTGAAGACAACAGCATTGGCATGTATTGCGTGA
- a CDS encoding DUF1700 domain-containing protein — protein MLQNEQEYIRILKNRLEGTLPAEDLEDLLSDYREHFRLGKADGRSEDELFCSLGSPEDVAKEIRATHLVKKAEHTCSCRNIFHAVVATLGLGLFNLVFVLVPFIILVVMLLVIFLVGVAFSLFGPAAFVYAILQLLGFPSFSIWLSPVAGIFLSVGITAVGFLLVIGDFYLARFFYRMGISYLKWNIQMITGTVHTE, from the coding sequence ATGCTGCAGAATGAACAGGAATATATCCGGATTTTGAAAAACCGGCTTGAGGGAACCCTTCCGGCCGAGGATCTTGAAGACCTCCTTTCAGATTACCGGGAGCATTTCAGGCTCGGAAAGGCGGATGGAAGATCGGAAGACGAGCTCTTCTGCTCCCTTGGCTCTCCTGAAGATGTTGCAAAGGAGATCCGGGCAACGCATCTCGTTAAAAAAGCCGAGCACACCTGTTCCTGCCGCAATATCTTCCACGCTGTCGTGGCAACCCTCGGCCTCGGCCTCTTCAACCTGGTATTTGTGCTGGTGCCGTTCATCATTCTCGTTGTCATGCTCCTGGTTATATTCCTGGTCGGGGTTGCGTTCTCTCTCTTTGGGCCGGCGGCCTTTGTCTATGCGATACTGCAGCTCCTGGGATTCCCCTCGTTTTCCATCTGGCTGTCTCCCGTGGCAGGGATATTCCTTTCAGTAGGAATCACTGCAGTCGGGTTTCTCTTGGTAATCGGTGATTTCTATCTCGCCCGGTTCTTCTACCGCATGGGCATCAGCTACCTGAAATGGAATATTCAAATGATTACCGGGACGGTGCATACGGAATGA
- a CDS encoding PadR family transcriptional regulator has product MNIQFKKGVLEICVLAVLARKDCYGYELVNEISKRIDISEGTIYPLLRRLKDEGYVTTYLQESEEGPPRKYYRLTDSGRKEEHELKEEWLRFTTAVNALLVGKNNAAE; this is encoded by the coding sequence ATGAATATCCAGTTTAAAAAAGGCGTGCTCGAAATCTGTGTCCTTGCCGTTCTGGCCCGGAAGGACTGCTACGGGTACGAACTTGTCAACGAGATCTCCAAAAGAATTGATATCTCGGAAGGCACGATCTACCCGCTCCTGCGTCGCCTCAAAGATGAAGGGTATGTCACCACGTACCTGCAGGAATCCGAAGAAGGTCCCCCGAGAAAATATTACCGGCTGACCGACAGTGGAAGGAAAGAAGAACATGAACTCAAAGAGGAATGGCTGCGGTTTACAACAGCGGTGAACGCGCTCCTCGTGGGGAAAAACAATGCTGCAGAATGA
- a CDS encoding toast rack family protein, which produces MSADMPNDGKKYCIKGFLSGSGTTPTRIILWLVAIAIVSFAIGFGILAVSGGFSPGMAHPNSPFTHTAWIASNTTDFPLGGATSGNISVTMGAGEITLNGGARDNILMEATVFSKSPEWQPDFSSTLDNTTKTVRMTDKGHTGKAWFAVDSPNSWEIRLTDNVPVSLDVNIGAGDCQLNLGSVNLHNLNVHSGAGDTGIDLGRYRGGRFDATITKGIGDLTLKVPGSGNTRITVHQGVGDITGSGFTQNNGAYVTPGFNPALPVNEIAVKQGVGSVLLEMV; this is translated from the coding sequence ATGAGCGCAGATATGCCAAATGACGGGAAAAAATATTGCATCAAAGGTTTCCTCAGCGGTTCAGGCACAACACCGACACGAATAATCCTGTGGCTGGTTGCCATTGCTATCGTATCCTTTGCCATCGGGTTTGGCATCCTCGCGGTCTCGGGAGGATTTTCACCCGGTATGGCTCACCCGAATTCTCCGTTTACCCACACCGCATGGATCGCCTCCAATACAACGGATTTCCCGCTGGGTGGTGCCACATCGGGAAATATTTCTGTCACTATGGGTGCCGGGGAGATCACGCTGAATGGTGGTGCCCGGGACAATATACTGATGGAAGCTACCGTCTTTTCGAAATCTCCGGAATGGCAACCGGATTTTTCATCCACCCTTGACAATACAACAAAAACGGTCCGGATGACTGATAAGGGTCATACCGGAAAAGCCTGGTTTGCCGTGGATTCCCCGAACAGCTGGGAAATCCGCCTTACCGATAATGTTCCGGTTTCACTGGATGTGAATATCGGTGCCGGGGATTGCCAGCTGAATCTTGGTTCGGTTAATCTCCACAATCTCAACGTCCATTCCGGTGCCGGGGATACCGGGATAGATCTTGGCCGGTATCGTGGTGGACGGTTTGATGCCACAATCACGAAGGGGATTGGCGACCTGACCCTGAAAGTTCCCGGTTCGGGCAATACCCGTATTACCGTTCACCAGGGTGTTGGCGATATCACCGGCTCCGGGTTCACGCAGAACAATGGAGCGTATGTTACTCCCGGTTTTAACCCGGCCCTACCGGTCAACGAAATAGCGGTAAAACAGGGTGTAGGCTCTGTTCTCCTTGAGATGGTGTGA
- a CDS encoding S-layer protein: MKWIISIVVVIALMSAMVVPVSAEGTPTVTITDYKVNPSVLMPDSLGTVTITIKNTAASASISEKSGQLSDATYATVKTTDINVNLENVHLEGNGVEVLSKDYDSVGEIGPGQSIPITFSIRAPSKSGMYYPEVWIDTTGGKSTKYPVPVNVNTAVGIQRQAILILDSSLGATANPGEEIPVTLTVRNAGQTLADDVTVKIDNLSTVVAPKNADLYHLGVISPGEQQTVNLVLLSDKKANAGLVRIPVTLSYNAIDGIIHTQSTGIDLMMKGKAELGFVSVDTNPPRLTENTPFDLTIRIENTGTGDAKQVSAKIDLPAEGTKEAFIGKIKPGNDAPAIFLLEGAKAGSHPYNLTITYTDDMGVHTMNRPMGMRVPAADNSGTLILGLIILGIIGFVAYRYWYLPKKNGDGKFPWVKKN; the protein is encoded by the coding sequence ATGAAGTGGATAATCTCAATTGTTGTTGTCATCGCGCTCATGAGCGCAATGGTGGTTCCTGTGTCCGCAGAAGGTACACCCACCGTAACGATTACTGACTATAAAGTGAACCCCTCGGTGCTCATGCCGGACAGTCTCGGGACTGTCACCATAACGATAAAAAACACTGCGGCAAGTGCATCCATCAGTGAAAAATCCGGGCAGTTATCGGATGCTACCTATGCAACGGTAAAAACCACGGATATCAACGTGAACCTTGAGAACGTGCATCTTGAAGGAAATGGCGTTGAAGTCCTGAGTAAGGATTATGATAGTGTCGGTGAGATCGGTCCCGGGCAGTCAATCCCCATCACCTTCTCGATCCGTGCCCCTTCTAAGAGCGGGATGTATTATCCCGAAGTCTGGATTGACACCACGGGGGGAAAGAGCACCAAGTACCCTGTGCCGGTCAATGTCAATACGGCTGTAGGAATTCAGAGACAGGCGATCCTGATCCTGGATTCATCGCTGGGGGCTACTGCAAACCCGGGAGAGGAGATTCCGGTCACCCTCACGGTCAGGAATGCGGGGCAGACCCTGGCAGATGACGTGACGGTAAAGATCGACAATCTGAGCACGGTCGTTGCACCAAAGAATGCCGATCTTTATCATCTGGGAGTGATCAGTCCCGGTGAGCAGCAGACGGTCAACCTGGTCTTGCTCTCCGATAAGAAGGCAAACGCCGGTCTTGTCCGGATACCGGTGACCCTCAGTTACAATGCCATCGACGGGATTATCCATACCCAGTCAACCGGGATCGATCTGATGATGAAAGGCAAAGCAGAACTGGGTTTTGTCTCAGTGGATACCAATCCGCCCCGTCTCACCGAAAATACCCCCTTTGATCTCACGATTCGTATAGAGAATACCGGCACTGGTGACGCAAAACAGGTATCGGCAAAGATAGATCTCCCGGCAGAAGGGACAAAAGAGGCATTCATCGGGAAGATCAAGCCCGGTAACGATGCTCCGGCCATCTTCCTTCTCGAAGGTGCAAAAGCAGGCAGCCATCCCTACAATCTTACGATCACCTATACCGATGACATGGGTGTCCACACGATGAACCGGCCAATGGGTATGCGGGTGCCTGCTGCGGACAATTCGGGGACTCTCATCCTCGGGCTCATCATACTTGGGATTATCGGGTTCGTTGCCTACCGGTACTGGTACCTGCCTAAAAAGAACGGGGACGGAAAATTCCCATGGGTAAAAAAGAACTAA
- a CDS encoding glutamate--tRNA ligase, whose protein sequence is MPGDDPKELLFLCALQNAVKHGGVPQAGAVMGMVMGAHPELRSRAKEVSAFAKEAIAEVAALSPEERVTTLQTRAPEMFAALSEKHEHKKVLPDLEGAENGVVMRFAPNPSGPLHIGHARAAALNDAYIKQYGGRYILRIEDTDPKRVDPEAYEMVAEDLRWLGLGITDTVTQSDRLHLYYVLCTQLIERNGAYVCTCDNEQFKELKNKKIACPCREQSVETNLKLWDKMLTHGFKEGEASVRIKTDLLHPDPAMRDFPAFRILDAPAHPKVIAHVYPLMNFSVVADDHLLGVTHVIRGKDHIANTRRQRYIYDHFGWKVPVYRHYGRMGIEGVVLSTSQMRLGINDGTYTGWDDIRLGTLRALARRGISPEAVKNAMLAIGIGDTDISFSWDNLYSENKKIVDPVANRYFFVADPVSIVIHAAPHLTTHALLHPADEKRGVRTLVFTGAVSIPAAELERKDRPMIRLKDLFNVTVEHDRGRPHFTYAGDSLADARAAKAPIIQWLPVADQVPCTLRTQEGDIAGVCEPAVRSELGKVIQFERVGFVKIDAFSDDGIVAYFTHK, encoded by the coding sequence ATGCCCGGGGATGATCCAAAAGAGCTCCTCTTTTTGTGTGCACTCCAGAATGCCGTGAAGCATGGCGGTGTCCCGCAGGCAGGAGCCGTCATGGGTATGGTGATGGGGGCACACCCGGAACTGCGGAGCCGGGCCAAGGAGGTATCCGCGTTTGCAAAGGAAGCGATTGCGGAGGTAGCCGCCCTTTCTCCTGAAGAGCGGGTAACAACTCTCCAGACCCGTGCACCCGAAATGTTTGCGGCACTCTCCGAGAAGCACGAGCACAAGAAAGTGCTGCCCGATCTCGAAGGGGCTGAAAACGGCGTAGTGATGCGGTTTGCCCCCAATCCTTCCGGCCCCCTCCATATCGGGCATGCCCGGGCTGCGGCGCTCAATGATGCGTACATCAAACAGTACGGCGGGCGCTATATCCTGCGCATCGAGGATACCGATCCCAAGCGGGTCGATCCCGAGGCGTACGAGATGGTGGCTGAGGACCTCAGGTGGCTGGGTCTTGGTATTACCGACACCGTGACGCAGAGCGATCGCCTGCACCTGTACTATGTGCTCTGCACGCAGCTGATCGAGCGGAACGGGGCATATGTCTGCACCTGCGACAACGAGCAGTTCAAGGAGCTCAAGAACAAGAAGATCGCCTGCCCCTGCCGGGAGCAGTCGGTCGAGACGAACCTTAAGCTCTGGGACAAGATGCTCACCCACGGGTTCAAGGAAGGCGAGGCATCGGTCAGGATCAAGACCGACCTGCTCCACCCGGATCCGGCCATGCGGGACTTCCCCGCGTTCCGTATCCTTGACGCCCCGGCGCACCCGAAGGTGATAGCGCATGTCTACCCGCTGATGAACTTCTCGGTAGTGGCCGATGATCACCTGCTCGGGGTCACGCACGTGATCCGGGGCAAGGATCATATCGCCAACACCCGGCGCCAGCGCTACATCTACGATCACTTCGGCTGGAAGGTGCCGGTGTACCGGCACTATGGCCGGATGGGCATCGAGGGCGTGGTGCTCTCGACGTCCCAGATGCGGCTCGGCATCAATGACGGGACGTATACCGGCTGGGATGATATCCGGCTCGGCACGTTACGGGCACTCGCCCGCAGGGGGATCAGCCCCGAGGCCGTCAAGAATGCGATGCTTGCGATCGGTATCGGGGACACGGATATCTCATTCTCGTGGGACAACTTGTACTCAGAGAACAAGAAGATCGTTGATCCGGTGGCGAACCGGTATTTCTTTGTTGCAGATCCCGTGAGCATTGTAATCCATGCCGCCCCGCACCTGACAACCCATGCACTGCTCCACCCCGCCGATGAGAAGCGGGGGGTGCGGACGCTCGTTTTCACCGGTGCCGTCTCCATCCCTGCGGCGGAACTGGAGCGAAAAGACAGGCCCATGATCCGGCTCAAGGACCTGTTCAATGTCACGGTGGAGCACGACCGTGGCAGGCCGCATTTCACCTATGCCGGCGATTCGCTGGCCGATGCCCGGGCGGCAAAGGCCCCGATCATCCAGTGGCTGCCTGTTGCAGACCAGGTTCCCTGCACGCTGCGCACGCAGGAAGGGGATATTGCCGGCGTCTGCGAACCTGCTGTACGCTCAGAACTCGGGAAGGTCATCCAGTTCGAGCGGGTCGGGTTTGTGAAGATCGATGCGTTTAGTGATGATGGGATTGTGGCGTATTTTACGCACAAGTGA